One Formosa agariphila KMM 3901 genomic window, TGGCAAGACAGTATCGTAATTAGTAATAGTAATACTAGTGTATGTTTCGATTTCATATAGAGAGATTCAAACTTCTAAATTAGTATAAATTGAAAATATAAAACGATTTTAATGTTAATTATAATACCGAATTGCGATTTGAAATTCATAATGCTTAAAACTTAGATGTTTATCATACGGTTTTAACCTCTAAATTAAAATACTAAAATTATGGACAGGTGTTTAATCCTAAATAGAATATAATTGTATTGTCTGATTTTATTGAAATGGATTATCTCTTTTAGGATTTGTATATCGATTAATTAAATTATAAATGCAAACCATGACTTACTTTTTGGTGCAATATGCATTCATTTTTAAATATTACAAATTAATCTGAAAAAGATAATTATTGTAGATAAATGTTACTAAATTTAAGTGAAAAATAACAAACTAAAAACCAAACAAATTGAAAATCAAAACAGTACTTGTCGCCAATCGCGGTGAAATAGCCATAAGAATCTTTAGGGCTTGCACAGAAATTAACGTTAAAACTATTGGAATATACACCTTCGAGGATCGGTATTCGTTACACCGTTATAAAGCCGATGAATCGTATCAAATAGGCGAAGATAACGAACCATTAAAACCCTATTTAAATATTGAAGGTATTATAAAGGTGGCTATTGAAAATGGTGCAGATGCTATTCATCCGGGCTATGGCTTTTTATCAGAAAACGCCAATTTCGCTAAAGCTTGCGAAGACAATGGTATTATTTTTATCGGACCAAAAGTTTCGGTATTGCAATCGTTGGGCGATAAAATTATGGCAAAAACGGTCGCCGTAGAAAACAATATTCCTATAATACGAAGTAATAGTAAACCATTAACCGATATAGATATAGCCTTATCTGAAGCCGAAATTATTGGGTATCCCATAATGCTAAAAGCGGCTTCTGGTGGTGGCGGACGAGGAATGCGAGTGATAAGAAAAGCCGATGAATTAAAAAGTGCTTTTAACGAAAGTAAACGGGAAGCCTTAAATGCCTTTGGTGATGATACGGTGTTTCTAGAAAAATATGTAGAGAATCCGAAACATATAGAAATTCAAATTGTAGCCGATAACCATGGTAATATGGTGCATTTGTTTGAACGCGATTGCTCGGTACAACGGCGTTATCAAAAAGTAATCGAGTTTGCACCTTCTTTTGATTTGAGTGAAGAAACAAAACAGGCACTTTACAATTATGCACTTAAAATATGTAAAGCCGTAAATTATAATAATATTGGTACGGTTGAATTTTTAGTTGAAAATGACGAAATCTATTTTATAGAAGTTAACCCAAGAGTTCAAGTAGAACATACGGTTACCGAAGTTGTAACAAATATAGATTTAATAAAGGCACAGCTTTTTATAGCTGGTGGTTATAAACTATCTGACGAGCAAATTAAAATCCCGAGTCAAGATGCCATAAAAATAAGTGGCTATGCGTTACAGTGCCGAATTACAACAGAAGACCCTAAAAACGATTTCAAACCCGATTATGGAACGGTGTCTGCCTACCGGAGCGCCGCTGGGTTTGGAATTCGCTTAGATGCAGGAAGTATTTATCAGGGTGCTGTAATATCGCCTTTCTTCGATTCTATGCTGGTTAAAGTAACGGCACATGGAAGAACATTAGACGGTGCAAGTCGTAAAATTCGTCGTGCTTTAGCCGAGTTTAGAATTCGTGGTGTTAAAACCAACATGCCTTTTCTTGATAATATTTTAAAACATGAAACCTTTAGGCAAGGAAAGGTAACGGTAAATTTCATTAAAGCAAACTCTGATTTATTTGTATTTAAAGCACCTAAAAATAGAGCCACAAAGTTAATTACGTACTTAGGCGATGTTGTAGTTAATGGAAATGCCGATGTTAAAAAAGTAGAATTAGGTAAAACATTTATAAAACCTAAAGTGCCGAAATTCGATTCTAATGCAGCATATCCAGAAGGTACAAAAGATCTTTTAACCAAGTTAGGTCCAGATAAATTTTCGGAATGGTTAAAAAACGAAAAACAGGTACATTTTACAGATACTACCATGCGAGATGCACACCAAAGTCTGTTGGCTACACGTATGCGAACATTTGATATGCTAAAAGTAGCGGAAGGTTATGCTAAGAACCATCCTGAAATTTTTAGTATGGAAGTTTGGGGTGGTGCCACTTTTGATGTGTGCTTACGTTTCCTTCAGGAAAACCCTTGGGAAAGATTGCAATTGTTGCGTAAAGCCATGCCTAATGTCCTGTTACAAATGCTTATTCGAGGTTCAAACGGTGTAGGCTATAAAGCCTATTCAGATAATTTAATAGGTGAATTTGTAGAACAGTCTTGGGAAAATGGCGTAGATGTATTTAGAATTTTTGATTCGTTGAATTGGATGAAATCCTTAGCACCATGTATAGAACATGTACGCACTAGAACTGGCGGATTAGCAGAAGGTTCTATTTGTTATACTAACGATATTTTAAATCCAGAAAACACAAAATACAACCTGAACTATTATATTAATCTAGCTAAAGAAATTGAAGGAGCCGGCGCTCATATTTTAGGTGTAAAAGACATGGCTGGTTTATTAAAACCTTATGCGGCTTACGAGTTAATTTCGGCTTTAAAATCGGAGATTAATATTCCTATTCATTTACATACACATGATACATCGTCTATTCAATCTGCGACGTATTTAAAAGCGATTGAAGCGGGTGTAGATGTGGTAGATGTGGCTTTAGGTGGTTTGTCTGGCTTAACGTCGCAGCCTAATTTTAATTCGGTTGTAGAGATGTTAAAATATCAAGATCGTGCAAGTCCAATTAATATCGATTCTTTAAACGAATATTCTAACTATTGGGAAACTGTTAGAACTTATTATTATCCGTTCGAGTCGGGATTAAAGTCGGGCTCGGGCGATGTGTTTAAACATGAAATTCCAGGTGGACAATATTCTAATTTAAAACCGCAAGCTCAAGCCTTAGGATTGGAAAGTCGTTTTCATGAAATCACTAAAATGTACGGGGAAGTGAATACCCTTTTTGGAGATATAGTTAAAGTTACTCCAAGTTCTAAAGTCGTGGGTGATATGGCACAATATCTAGTAAGTAATAATTTAACTATTCAGGATGTTTTAGAAAAAGGAGAAAATATATCTTTTCCTCAATCTGTAGTCGATTTTTTTAAAGGGGATCTCGGTCAACCCGTTGGTGGTTTTCCTAAAAAGATTCAACAAATTATTTTAAAAGATCAAGTGCCATATACAGACCGTCCCAATGCTCATATACCACCATTAGATTTAGAAGAAGAATATAAAGCGTTTAAAAAGACTTTCGAGCAAGAGTTAAGTAGAAAAATAAATTATACAGATTTCTTATCGTATCAACTCTATCCAAAGGTATTTACAGATGCATTTAATAAGCATTTAAAATATGATAACCTGATGAATTTACCGACTAAAAATTTCTTTTATGGTATGGATTTGGGAGAGGAAATTATTGTAGAATTAGATAAGGGAAAGACGCTGTTAATTACATTAGAATCTATAGGAAAACCTAATTATGAAGGCCTCGTTACGGTATACTTTAAAGTGAACGGGCAGGGGAGAACGGTACAGATAAAAGATGATTCTATTAAGGTGGATAAAATTGAACATGTAAAAGTAGATAAATCCGATAGCAAACAGATAGGCGCCCCATTACAAGGTATGTTATCTACTATATTAGTGAAAGCGGGTGATAAAGTCATTAAAAATCAACCCTTGTTTATTATTGAAGCGATGAAAATGGAAACCACAATGACGGCAGCTACAGATGCTGTAGTAAAAAAGGTTATTATAAAACCAGGAATTATGGTTAATTCCGACGACTTAGTTATTGTAATGGAATAAGTAAGTCTATATAAATAAAACACCCTCAGACGTTATATTAGTCTAAGGGTGTTTTTATGTCGTATTTGTTTCTATAAACTAAGTTAAATTACGCTTCGCAACTTGCACAATCTTTCTTTTGTTTGAATTTCTGCGCCGCATTCATACTATGTTGATAATACAATGATTTTAATCCTAATTTCCAAGCATTAATATGTATTTTATTAATGTCTTTTGTTGGCATATCTGGATGTACAATAATGTTTAAAGATTGTCCTTGGTCGATATGGTTTTGTCTGTTCGCTGCTTGGTAAATAATATCCATTTGGTCTATTTCCGAATAGGTTTTAAATACCGCCTTTTCATGGTCTGATAAGAAATCTAAGTGCTGTACAGAACCATCTCTACTTCTAATGTCGTTCCAAACTTCAGGAGTATTCATACCTTTTTCTTCTAGAAGATTAACCAAGTATGGATTTTTAATAGTGGTTTTAATTTTAGCAATATCCTTTACATAAATGTTAGACCAAATTGGTTCTATACCTTGAGATACTTGTCCTAAAATAAATGCTGAAGATGTAGTTGGTGCAATCGCATTTAGAGTCGCATTTCTACGTCCGTATCCTTTAAGAAGGTCTGGTTCTCCTAATGCTGTAGCAAGTTCTTCTGAAGCTTTATAAGAACGCTCTTTTATGGTTTTAAATATCTCACTATTTAAGTTAAACGCTTCTTGACTGTCAAAAGACAACGATTTAGATTGTAATAACGAATGCCATCCTAAAACCCCTAAACCTAAAGCTCTGTTTTCTTTAGCGAAGTTATAAGCGCGCTCCATAAATAAGAACGTTTGGCGGTCTTCACGGCTGTCGGAATCTCTATAAGATTCTAATTTTTCTAAAAATTCTGAAATTACAGCATCTAAAAAGTACACCATAGTTTCTACGGCGTCTGTATCTTTCCACTTGTCGTAATTAAGTAAATTTATACTAGAAAGTACACAAACAAACGACCAGTTTTCGTCTGACGGCAACATGATTTCTGTACATAAATTACTCGCGTAAATCGGATGATTTTTGTCTTTGTACACATCTACAGAACCTTCATTAGCATTATCTGTAAAGAAGATATATGGGTAACCCATTTCACCTCTACTTTGTAATACTTTCGCCCAAACTGTACGTTTTTCAACATCACCATCAATCATAGACTGCATCCACGCATTGGTTACCGTAACCCCGTGCGTTAACTCTTGGATAGCATTTCCTTCAGACCCAATTTCTAAAAACTCCATAATATCTTTATGGTCTATTGGTAAGTACGGAGAGAAACGACCACGACGTACAGAACCTTGACTTACAACATCGACCATAGATTCGAAAAGACGCATAATATGCACAGCTCCTGATGCTGTTCCGTTATTCTTTACTTCGGCTCCTCTGTGACGGATTTTACCAAAGTATCCAGATGTTCCACCACCAAGTTTAGACATCATTCCAATTTCAGATTGGGTAAACAAGATGTTTCCCATATCGTCGTCTATATGCGAACCAAAACAGCTAATCGGTAAGCCACGTTTTTGTCCGAAATTAGACCAAACAGGAGAGGCTAGCGAATAAAAACCTTGAGACATATAGTTGTAAAATTTATCGCTAAAGCCAGGCATTTTTAAAATGTCTTGCGCGCAATCTGCAATTTCTCTAATACGCTCTTCTGGATTTACACCTTCTGTAAGGTATCCCGATTCTAAAAATTTACGGCTATTTTCGTTTAACCACCCAAAGGAATCATTTTCTATGGTACCGTTTTTAGTGTGTAATGCCGCGTGCCTAGCATCGACTAAATTTTGAGCATTATTTTTTTCTGATGTTGTTGTAACAGGGTCTTGATTGTAAGTGTTGTTTTCCATTTTTTAAAATAAGTCGTCGCTAGTTATACTTTGGGCTCTTTTACTGTAATTTATTGAACGTTTAACAAAGAAGTCTCCATGTTTTGTTCCAATTATTTCGTCATCAAACCATTCCGTTTGAGCTAATAATTTCTGATCAATTTCAAATATTTTATTAATTCCAATACTCTCTAAAGAGTTATTAAATCGATTTTTAATGAATTCGTTTATTACCGCTTTCGGAATAAAATCTAATTCACCTTTTTCGAAAATCCAATCTATAATTTTACTTTCAGAACTATACGCTTCTTCACATAGTTGCTGAATCATAATCTTATACGTATCGTTAAACCATTCTGGGTGTTCGTCTTTAATGATATTGATAAGGTCGATACCAAAATCGCCATGAATTTGTTCTTCTTTAGAGGTTGCTTCTACAACATTCGAAATTCCTTTAAGCATGTTTTTATGCTTGTTAAAAGCCATTATGATAAGGAACTGAGAGAATAAAGACACATGTTCTATAAACAAAGAGAATAATAATACAGATTCTGCATACTCTTCGTTATTTTCGCTTTTTGCATTTTTTAAAGCCGTCTCTAAATACTGGACACGCTTCATTATTGCAGGCTTCTTCTTTAATTTTTCGAACTCACTATTTAATCCTAAAATTTCTAATAAGTGAGAATAGGCATCGTGATGTCTTACTTCACTTTCTGCAAATGTAGCACCTACAGATCCTATTTCTGGCTTAGGCATACGGTGATAAATATCACCCCAAAACGTTTTAACAGCCACTTCTATTTGAGATATAGCAAGCATGGTGTTTTTAATAGCACTTTGTTCTACAGGTGTTAAAGCCGATTTAAAATCTTGGATGTCACTTGTGAAATTAAATTCGGTATGAATCCAGTAGGAATGACGAATAGCTGGTACATATTCGTATAGTTGAGGGTACTCGTAAGGTTTTAAATTGATACGTTTTTCGAAAATATTACTTTTTCTACTTTGCGTTTGGTTGTTTCTATAAATGATATACGCTTTGGCAACATCTACAAACTCACTATGCATTAGTTTTTTCTCGACAATATCTTGTACTTCTTCTACAGTAGGTACGTAATCTTTGTCTTGATCGCGACGCTCTAAAAGCTCGGCATATACATTTTTTGCTATTAATTCGGCATCATCACTTGTACCATGGTTAACGGCTTGCATTGCTTTTGTAACGGCAGCTGTAATTTTCTGAAGGTCAAAAGGTTTTGACTTAAAATTTCTTTTAATAATTTGAATTATTTCCATGTTTACCATATTAAGTAGATTTAATAATCTTAAATAACCAATGTCTTGAACTCTAAAATAGCTTTAGATACAGGCATGAAACTTATTCTTCAGATTTTAAACCATGAGTTGTTAATCCTAAATTTATTCGGTGCTGTAATAATTTTGGAAAAGAAGATAGAAGTAGATATGATAACTAGACATAAATGACCATAGTAATCTTCTAATTCTTGCTTCAATCCCCGAAAGCACATTGAATTAATGTTAAATGGCAGGTCTTCTGACTTACTCTGTTAACCCGGCCTTCCCATTCTATTAAACAGTGACCATTATTGGGTTTCGTTTGTTGAGCATACAGCTGCGGGACAGTTCCGGATTTTCACCGAATTCCCTTTTAATATCAAGTTGTTAAACTTAATAACCATTAATAATTGGATGCAAATTTATCTACTATAAACAAGTTTTAATAATTAACTTATCATAACTTATTGACAATTTTAAAAAATAGTGTGATAACCGTTTTAGTTTATTCAATTAGTAGATTACAAAGAGTATGTAAAGACTGAGTTACCTTTACTTTTGTTGTAACAAGTGTATGATGGTTTGTTGTAATGTGTGACCTAAATTTTTATCGTTTTTATGCTTTTTTATTTTACCAATTACTTTTATAAACTCATCACTATCTATTGGTTTT contains:
- a CDS encoding ribonucleoside-diphosphate reductase subunit alpha, translated to MENNTYNQDPVTTTSEKNNAQNLVDARHAALHTKNGTIENDSFGWLNENSRKFLESGYLTEGVNPEERIREIADCAQDILKMPGFSDKFYNYMSQGFYSLASPVWSNFGQKRGLPISCFGSHIDDDMGNILFTQSEIGMMSKLGGGTSGYFGKIRHRGAEVKNNGTASGAVHIMRLFESMVDVVSQGSVRRGRFSPYLPIDHKDIMEFLEIGSEGNAIQELTHGVTVTNAWMQSMIDGDVEKRTVWAKVLQSRGEMGYPYIFFTDNANEGSVDVYKDKNHPIYASNLCTEIMLPSDENWSFVCVLSSINLLNYDKWKDTDAVETMVYFLDAVISEFLEKLESYRDSDSREDRQTFLFMERAYNFAKENRALGLGVLGWHSLLQSKSLSFDSQEAFNLNSEIFKTIKERSYKASEELATALGEPDLLKGYGRRNATLNAIAPTTSSAFILGQVSQGIEPIWSNIYVKDIAKIKTTIKNPYLVNLLEEKGMNTPEVWNDIRSRDGSVQHLDFLSDHEKAVFKTYSEIDQMDIIYQAANRQNHIDQGQSLNIIVHPDMPTKDINKIHINAWKLGLKSLYYQHSMNAAQKFKQKKDCASCEA
- a CDS encoding ribonucleotide-diphosphate reductase subunit beta, whose translation is MEIIQIIKRNFKSKPFDLQKITAAVTKAMQAVNHGTSDDAELIAKNVYAELLERRDQDKDYVPTVEEVQDIVEKKLMHSEFVDVAKAYIIYRNNQTQSRKSNIFEKRINLKPYEYPQLYEYVPAIRHSYWIHTEFNFTSDIQDFKSALTPVEQSAIKNTMLAISQIEVAVKTFWGDIYHRMPKPEIGSVGATFAESEVRHHDAYSHLLEILGLNSEFEKLKKKPAIMKRVQYLETALKNAKSENNEEYAESVLLFSLFIEHVSLFSQFLIIMAFNKHKNMLKGISNVVEATSKEEQIHGDFGIDLINIIKDEHPEWFNDTYKIMIQQLCEEAYSSESKIIDWIFEKGELDFIPKAVINEFIKNRFNNSLESIGINKIFEIDQKLLAQTEWFDDEIIGTKHGDFFVKRSINYSKRAQSITSDDLF
- a CDS encoding pyruvate carboxylase; amino-acid sequence: MKIKTVLVANRGEIAIRIFRACTEINVKTIGIYTFEDRYSLHRYKADESYQIGEDNEPLKPYLNIEGIIKVAIENGADAIHPGYGFLSENANFAKACEDNGIIFIGPKVSVLQSLGDKIMAKTVAVENNIPIIRSNSKPLTDIDIALSEAEIIGYPIMLKAASGGGGRGMRVIRKADELKSAFNESKREALNAFGDDTVFLEKYVENPKHIEIQIVADNHGNMVHLFERDCSVQRRYQKVIEFAPSFDLSEETKQALYNYALKICKAVNYNNIGTVEFLVENDEIYFIEVNPRVQVEHTVTEVVTNIDLIKAQLFIAGGYKLSDEQIKIPSQDAIKISGYALQCRITTEDPKNDFKPDYGTVSAYRSAAGFGIRLDAGSIYQGAVISPFFDSMLVKVTAHGRTLDGASRKIRRALAEFRIRGVKTNMPFLDNILKHETFRQGKVTVNFIKANSDLFVFKAPKNRATKLITYLGDVVVNGNADVKKVELGKTFIKPKVPKFDSNAAYPEGTKDLLTKLGPDKFSEWLKNEKQVHFTDTTMRDAHQSLLATRMRTFDMLKVAEGYAKNHPEIFSMEVWGGATFDVCLRFLQENPWERLQLLRKAMPNVLLQMLIRGSNGVGYKAYSDNLIGEFVEQSWENGVDVFRIFDSLNWMKSLAPCIEHVRTRTGGLAEGSICYTNDILNPENTKYNLNYYINLAKEIEGAGAHILGVKDMAGLLKPYAAYELISALKSEINIPIHLHTHDTSSIQSATYLKAIEAGVDVVDVALGGLSGLTSQPNFNSVVEMLKYQDRASPINIDSLNEYSNYWETVRTYYYPFESGLKSGSGDVFKHEIPGGQYSNLKPQAQALGLESRFHEITKMYGEVNTLFGDIVKVTPSSKVVGDMAQYLVSNNLTIQDVLEKGENISFPQSVVDFFKGDLGQPVGGFPKKIQQIILKDQVPYTDRPNAHIPPLDLEEEYKAFKKTFEQELSRKINYTDFLSYQLYPKVFTDAFNKHLKYDNLMNLPTKNFFYGMDLGEEIIVELDKGKTLLITLESIGKPNYEGLVTVYFKVNGQGRTVQIKDDSIKVDKIEHVKVDKSDSKQIGAPLQGMLSTILVKAGDKVIKNQPLFIIEAMKMETTMTAATDAVVKKVIIKPGIMVNSDDLVIVME